CCGCTCGCCTTTAACTTCAACGGCGCCGTGGGATTGTCAGGCGATCAAGCGGTATTGGTTCCTGGGGCAGGAGGTGGCGCGACGGCGACCGCAACGCTCGCCGGAGGCACTGTTACAGCCATTACGGTCACCAACGGCGGCAGCGGCTACAATTTCCCGCCCGAGATAACCTTCAGTGCACCTACAGCTTCCGGAGGCACTGCGGCGGCCGGAGCCGCGACCATTGCAGGCGGCGTCGTAACCGCGATTGAGGTTACCTGGCCCGGCTCGGGGTATACAAGCACACCGACCATCACGATCGCTCCGGCAGCAAACGTCTGTGCGTCCGCCACTCCCGCCAGCAACTGCATCACCGGACACGTCGATGTCCGGGCGATCATGGATGTCGGCACGCTGAATGGCAACATGCCGGCGCCTCTGATGGCGGTTGACGAAGATGACGAGTTCTTTCTGACCCTGACCAATGTCGGCCAACCGATGCGACCGGACTTGTTCGAACAGCATACGGTCCACTGGCACGGCTACCCCAACGCTTCTGCCTTCTATGACGGCGTGCCGGATGCTTCGGTGGCCATCAACATCGGTGGCAGCTTTACCTATTACTATCTGGCGCCTGAGGCCGGTACTTACTTCTGGCACTGCCACATCACCCCTCCGGAACACTTGCAGATGGGCATGGTTGGCCAGATCTATGTGCGTCCACGGCAGAACCGGGTGCAGGCGGGTGCAAGCCTCTACACGTCGCTCCAGCAACAGCAGGGCGATAATCGCACGAAGTGCGATTCCGGCGACATCCTGTGCAGCAATCCCCTGCCGGCAGTGAATACCGGGGCGACGCAATCCGCAGGCAAGAAGTATGCCTACAACGACGGCGACGGCACCACCCGCTACGACGTTGAGTATCCCCTGCAGATCCACGGCTTCGATCCCAACTTCCACTTTGTCGGCATGACCTTCAACCCGGAAAACTTTACCGACATGAAGGACAAGTACTTCCTGCTGAACGGGCGGAGCTACCCCGACACGGTGACGCCCGGTCCGCTGGCGACCCAGACCACGGATGGGTCGATGCACTATTCGCAGCCGCTGCCGTCGATCATCAACATTCCAGCCGGCGGTAAGGCGCTGCTGCGCATTTCAGATCTGGACGTAACCGAATATCAGACGTTGGCCTCGCTGGGCATTCCGATGCAAGTGATTGCGCTGAATGCCAAGCTGCTGCGGGATCAGGCGGGCAACAACCTCTACTACAACACCAACTCGATCACGCTGGCTGGTGGCGAGTCGCTCGACGTGATTCTGGACGCCAGCGATACCTCGAAGTATCCGTCGGGCAGCGTGTTTTACCTCTACACCCCCAACCTCGACCATCTGTCCAATGACGCCGAGAACTTCGGTGGGCTGATGACCGAAGTTCGGATTAATTAGGAGCGCGGCAATGAGGGCGACGAAAATGACAAAAGCGATCTCGAAGACACGGCTGCCTCTGGCGGCGATGGCAGTAGTAGCGTTGTTGCTGACGGCGACGGCGGCATTCGCCGCGGCTCCTGGCATAACTGGTCCGAACTTTAACCTGACGGCGACGG
The DNA window shown above is from Terriglobia bacterium and carries:
- a CDS encoding multicopper oxidase domain-containing protein → MAGGVVTAIEVTWPGSGYTSTPTITIAPAANVCASATPASNCITGHVDVRAIMDVGTLNGNMPAPLMAVDEDDEFFLTLTNVGQPMRPDLFEQHTVHWHGYPNASAFYDGVPDASVAINIGGSFTYYYLAPEAGTYFWHCHITPPEHLQMGMVGQIYVRPRQNRVQAGASLYTSLQQQQGDNRTKCDSGDILCSNPLPAVNTGATQSAGKKYAYNDGDGTTRYDVEYPLQIHGFDPNFHFVGMTFNPENFTDMKDKYFLLNGRSYPDTVTPGPLATQTTDGSMHYSQPLPSIINIPAGGKALLRISDLDVTEYQTLASLGIPMQVIALNAKLLRDQAGNNLYYNTNSITLAGGESLDVILDASDTSKYPSGSVFYLYTPNLDHLSNDAENFGGLMTEVRIN